A region from the Halobacillus mangrovi genome encodes:
- the yabN gene encoding bifunctional methyltransferase/pyrophosphohydrolase YabN, with product MNTITVIGLGAGDKEQLPLGIYRQLTSKDKTIYVRTLDHPVIDELQKDGLRFLSFDDVYEKQSQFQGVYETIVEKLVQAAQEADVVYVVPGHPMLAERTVQLLIEKRDHGHVHLDIQGGQSFLDATFTALEIDPIEGLQFLDATDLHREQIQLVNHTILCQVYDSMIASEVKLTLLEDLPPDYPITIVTAAGSSQEQVLTVPLKELDRNVEVNNLTSVYIPPVPKDKLNHQFFRLREVIRVLRGPNGCPWDRKQTHESLRKYLIEEAYEFIDAVNRQDDEHMVEELGDVLLQVMLHSQIGEDEGFFSIDDVIVSVTDKMIRRHPHVFEHVTVNDAEEVVTNWEAIKQEEKGGMPSSILDAVPGSFPALLQAEELQKKAAKVGFDWDSAEPVIEKVKEEWQEFQEARAQGDQVEMEKEFGDWLFAIANLARHYKLNSENALQRTNQKFRTRLAAMEKSAQEKGRSLNDYDLDALEELWVQAKEQHKGVE from the coding sequence ATGAATACGATTACGGTAATAGGGTTAGGTGCAGGAGACAAAGAGCAGCTTCCGTTAGGCATCTACCGACAGTTGACGAGTAAAGACAAAACTATTTACGTACGGACACTAGATCATCCCGTAATAGATGAGCTGCAAAAAGACGGACTGAGATTTCTGAGTTTTGATGATGTCTACGAGAAGCAGTCCCAATTTCAAGGTGTTTATGAGACGATCGTTGAAAAGCTGGTTCAGGCAGCACAGGAGGCAGACGTAGTTTATGTCGTCCCTGGGCACCCAATGCTAGCGGAGCGGACGGTCCAGCTTTTAATAGAAAAGCGTGACCACGGTCATGTTCATTTAGACATTCAAGGCGGCCAAAGTTTCTTAGATGCTACGTTTACCGCTTTAGAAATTGATCCGATTGAAGGCCTTCAATTTTTAGACGCTACAGATCTTCATAGAGAACAAATCCAATTGGTGAACCATACGATTTTGTGCCAAGTCTATGATTCGATGATCGCTTCTGAAGTAAAGTTAACACTTCTGGAAGATTTGCCGCCTGACTATCCTATTACGATCGTAACTGCAGCGGGTAGCAGTCAGGAGCAGGTGCTCACTGTACCCCTAAAGGAGCTTGACCGTAATGTGGAAGTCAACAATTTGACGAGTGTTTATATCCCTCCAGTACCAAAGGACAAACTAAATCATCAGTTTTTCCGCTTAAGGGAAGTTATTCGGGTCTTAAGAGGACCAAATGGCTGTCCTTGGGATCGGAAGCAAACCCATGAATCCTTACGTAAATATTTGATAGAGGAAGCCTATGAATTCATTGATGCGGTAAATCGACAAGATGACGAGCATATGGTGGAAGAGCTTGGCGATGTGTTGCTTCAGGTGATGCTGCACAGCCAAATTGGCGAGGATGAAGGGTTTTTCTCTATTGATGACGTAATAGTATCGGTAACAGATAAAATGATCCGTCGTCACCCGCATGTATTTGAGCATGTTACCGTCAACGATGCAGAGGAAGTTGTGACAAATTGGGAGGCCATCAAACAGGAAGAGAAAGGCGGGATGCCGTCCTCAATCCTCGATGCCGTACCTGGAAGCTTCCCTGCATTATTACAAGCGGAAGAGCTTCAGAAGAAAGCTGCCAAAGTAGGATTCGACTGGGATTCTGCTGAACCTGTCATTGAAAAAGTGAAGGAGGAGTGGCAAGAATTCCAAGAAGCACGTGCACAGGGAGATCAGGTAGAGATGGAGAAGGAATTCGGTGATTGGCTGTTTGCCATTGCGAACCTTGCGAGACATTACAAATTAAATAGTGAGAATGCTCTCCAACGGACAAACCAAAAGTTCAGAACTAGACTGGCTGCTATGGAAAAATCAGCTCAAGAGAAAGGTCGTTCCTTGAACGATTATGATTTAGATGCCCTGGAAGAACTTTGGGTTCAAGCGAAAGAACAACATAAAGGAGTGGAATAA
- a CDS encoding putative polysaccharide biosynthesis protein: protein MTNQTSQSVVKGALILTFAGLISKILSAGYRVPLQNITGDLGFYVYQQVYPILGVALILSLYGFPAAISKLVSEFMEEKSFLSLPSFYLPVFSWLMGICGLIFVIGFTQAPAIAAVMGDEKLIPSLRSAFFVFLLVPFISLFRGVFQGMNQMKPTAVSQILDQLIRVSTIIATAVLVIKFDRLYVVGIGASVASFLGACGGLGVLLFFVKKQSIWKNERWSTSVSYIRTILFYGLFICLNYTLLLSMQFVDSLSLVPGLLEFGVEMEKARVLKGVFDRGQPLIQLGTVLASSVALALIPSVTRKRYEKDPEHVKTYMYNSTKISLIISLGATAGLIVLFPEINQLFFQNTQGTNALRVLMLVILFASLSLTTASVLQGLGYVRHTATLILLAIGIKVFGNYWLIPAFGLHGAAVASTIATAFVLAGNIVLLGKEIPLNRWLNMPWLKIGASLTGMILFLTLFHDFGERIMADGRVLLLIYTLTMTTLGGLVYFLLLLTLGTFTKKELEPMPFYNTLQRLLPKGLKS from the coding sequence ATGACCAATCAAACATCGCAATCCGTCGTTAAAGGAGCACTAATCTTAACCTTTGCAGGGTTAATCAGTAAGATACTGAGTGCAGGATATCGGGTGCCATTGCAAAATATTACAGGGGATTTAGGATTTTATGTTTACCAGCAAGTGTATCCTATTCTAGGCGTAGCCCTGATCCTTTCTTTATACGGATTTCCCGCCGCCATTTCAAAGCTTGTCTCAGAATTCATGGAAGAAAAGTCATTCCTGTCTCTCCCTTCTTTTTATTTGCCGGTATTCTCCTGGTTAATGGGAATCTGCGGCCTGATCTTTGTGATAGGTTTTACTCAGGCACCTGCTATAGCTGCTGTCATGGGGGATGAAAAACTCATTCCATCTTTACGGTCGGCTTTTTTTGTGTTTTTACTCGTGCCATTCATCTCTTTATTCAGGGGTGTATTCCAAGGTATGAATCAAATGAAGCCAACAGCCGTATCGCAAATCCTAGATCAGCTCATTCGAGTCAGTACAATTATTGCCACTGCCGTTTTAGTCATAAAATTTGACCGCCTCTATGTCGTTGGGATCGGAGCGTCAGTCGCCTCTTTTCTAGGCGCATGCGGAGGACTAGGTGTGTTATTATTCTTCGTAAAAAAACAGTCCATTTGGAAAAATGAGAGATGGAGCACATCAGTTTCCTACATACGAACCATTTTGTTTTACGGGTTATTTATTTGTTTAAACTATACACTGTTACTATCTATGCAATTCGTTGATTCGCTTTCACTTGTTCCTGGGCTTCTAGAGTTTGGGGTAGAGATGGAAAAGGCAAGAGTGCTGAAAGGAGTTTTTGACCGAGGACAGCCTTTGATTCAACTAGGGACCGTCCTTGCTTCTTCAGTAGCTCTGGCTTTAATTCCCTCTGTGACGAGGAAACGTTATGAAAAGGATCCGGAACATGTCAAAACTTATATGTACAATTCAACGAAAATCAGTTTAATCATTAGTCTGGGGGCAACAGCCGGCCTGATTGTTTTATTTCCAGAGATTAACCAACTGTTTTTTCAAAATACACAAGGAACAAATGCTCTCAGGGTCCTTATGCTCGTCATTTTGTTTGCTTCTCTTTCTCTAACGACAGCATCTGTACTGCAGGGGCTGGGATATGTACGTCATACCGCCACTTTGATTCTATTAGCCATTGGGATAAAAGTCTTTGGCAATTACTGGCTGATCCCGGCTTTTGGTTTACATGGGGCAGCGGTAGCTTCCACGATAGCTACAGCTTTCGTTTTAGCAGGAAATATCGTACTCTTAGGAAAAGAAATACCGTTGAACCGATGGCTGAATATGCCCTGGCTGAAAATTGGTGCTTCCCTGACAGGAATGATCTTATTTTTGACATTGTTCCACGATTTTGGGGAAAGAATCATGGCCGATGGGCGCGTCCTCTTACTTATTTATACACTCACAATGACGACTCTTGGAGGTCTTGTGTACTTTCTATTGTTATTGACGCTTGGTACTTTTACAAAAAAAGAGCTCGAGCCTATGCCTTTTTATAATACGTTGCAACGACTACTTCCGAAAGGGTTGAAATCATGA
- a CDS encoding RNA-binding S4 domain-containing protein, whose protein sequence is MRLDKFLKISRLIKRRTLAKEVADQGRISINGNQSKAASNVAIGDELTIQFGQKVLTIEVKSLKENVNKNEAASLYEIKKEEPVK, encoded by the coding sequence TTGCGTTTAGATAAATTCTTAAAAATATCGCGACTGATTAAAAGGCGGACGTTGGCTAAAGAAGTGGCGGACCAAGGACGGATCAGCATTAATGGCAATCAAAGTAAAGCGGCGAGTAACGTGGCTATAGGAGATGAGCTCACCATTCAGTTCGGCCAGAAAGTGTTAACGATCGAAGTGAAATCATTAAAAGAGAATGTAAATAAAAATGAAGCAGCTTCCTTATACGAGATAAAAAAAGAAGAACCCGTGAAATAA
- the spoVT gene encoding stage V sporulation protein T, whose amino-acid sequence MKATGIVRRIDDLGRVVIPKEIRRTLRIREGDPLEIFVDREGEVILKKYSPISELGDFAKEYADALSETLEMPVLICDRDEFIAVAGGAKKDYMNRSIGSKVEQVMDSRSMASEKHPTPVEFVRGQEEDVISYIIQPIIAQGDPIGCVVAFNKEGSPLDEGSNKAVQTAASFLAKQME is encoded by the coding sequence ATGAAAGCAACTGGTATAGTACGTCGTATAGATGATTTAGGTCGTGTTGTCATTCCCAAGGAAATCCGCCGCACTTTAAGGATTCGCGAGGGGGATCCACTGGAAATTTTCGTTGACCGAGAAGGTGAGGTCATTCTGAAGAAGTATTCCCCAATTAGTGAGCTGGGTGATTTCGCAAAAGAATATGCAGATGCTCTAAGTGAAACCCTTGAAATGCCTGTTTTGATTTGTGACCGGGATGAATTTATTGCCGTAGCTGGTGGGGCGAAGAAAGATTATATGAATCGTTCAATCGGTTCGAAAGTAGAGCAGGTGATGGACTCAAGAAGCATGGCTTCAGAGAAGCACCCGACTCCAGTAGAATTCGTCCGCGGACAAGAAGAGGATGTCATATCATACATTATTCAACCTATTATCGCACAGGGTGATCCAATTGGTTGTGTTGTCGCTTTTAACAAGGAAGGATCTCCACTTGATGAAGGTTCAAACAAAGCGGTTCAGACAGCAGCCAGCTTTCTTGCCAAACAAATGGAATAG
- the yabQ gene encoding spore cortex biosynthesis protein YabQ, which yields MSLTTQFVTILTMLAGGMFVGASVDTFERFFHNRNKKSLLEIIYQLLFWLIQAAFLFYILYLANYGELRVYVFVALACGYASYRALFQNLYLKALEVIIRVVSAILRTLKKIIYHLVIWPIKSMIFLIFSLLIVVYKILLKGIILLFLVVFYPIKLVFRLIWRLVPKNMKNYLRHLAGFLDKIKNTMSKWKKRFNK from the coding sequence ATGAGCCTCACCACTCAGTTCGTAACGATCCTCACTATGCTTGCCGGGGGGATGTTTGTAGGAGCTTCTGTGGACACGTTTGAGCGATTTTTTCATAATCGAAATAAGAAGAGCTTGCTTGAAATCATTTATCAACTTTTGTTCTGGTTGATTCAAGCTGCTTTTCTCTTTTATATTCTTTATTTAGCCAACTATGGTGAGCTTCGTGTTTATGTATTTGTCGCTCTTGCTTGTGGTTACGCGAGCTACCGTGCACTCTTTCAGAATCTTTACTTAAAAGCACTTGAAGTGATTATAAGAGTGGTCTCAGCCATTCTGCGAACATTGAAAAAAATAATTTACCATCTTGTCATATGGCCGATAAAATCCATGATTTTCCTAATTTTTTCTTTACTTATTGTTGTTTATAAGATACTTTTAAAGGGTATAATCTTATTGTTTCTTGTCGTATTTTATCCAATTAAACTTGTTTTTCGTTTGATTTGGCGATTGGTGCCGAAAAACATGAAAAATTACTTAAGGCATTTAGCAGGGTTTTTGGATAAAATCAAGAATACAATGAGCAAATGGAAAAAAAGATTCAATA
- the yabP gene encoding sporulation protein YabP — MYDKNQNVRSHQQAEHNIKIWNRRNMEISGVKEVDSFDSEEFLLQTSMGYLVIRGQNLQMKNLDLDSGIVSIKGKMYEMSYLDEHQGEKAKGLFSKLFK, encoded by the coding sequence ATGTATGATAAAAACCAAAACGTCCGCAGTCATCAACAAGCTGAGCATAATATTAAAATTTGGAATAGAAGAAACATGGAAATTTCAGGAGTCAAAGAGGTCGACAGCTTTGATAGTGAAGAATTCTTACTTCAAACTTCAATGGGGTACCTGGTCATAAGAGGCCAAAACCTTCAGATGAAAAACCTAGATCTAGATTCTGGCATCGTGTCCATCAAGGGAAAAATGTATGAGATGTCTTACTTGGACGAGCACCAAGGGGAGAAAGCTAAAGGGTTGTTTAGCAAGCTGTTCAAATGA